The Pseudomonas sp. DG56-2 genome contains a region encoding:
- a CDS encoding STAS domain-containing protein, with translation MAALQSTLDAMRNNQAQLLAQWKSGLEASGATRNLKDQDLQQQTSEFLQLVINGLADNDEKMIAAKGWDEIRLFLEKLSRSRALLGHDSQQTAHFIFALKGPLFALLQNQYQDSPALLAEQLWEISRLLDDLGMHTIGTFQKSREEVIKRQQEELLELSTPVVKLWDGVLALPMIGTLDSQRTQMVMESLLQRIVDTGSEIAIIDITGVPTVDTLVAQHLLKTVTAIRLMGADCIISGVRPQIAQTIVHLGLDLQGVVTKANLADALKLALTRLDITLGKTV, from the coding sequence ATGGCAGCACTGCAGAGCACACTCGATGCGATGAGGAACAACCAGGCTCAATTGCTTGCGCAATGGAAAAGCGGCCTGGAAGCCAGTGGCGCCACACGTAATCTGAAAGATCAGGACTTGCAGCAACAGACCTCGGAGTTTTTGCAACTGGTCATAAACGGCCTGGCGGACAACGATGAGAAGATGATCGCCGCCAAGGGATGGGATGAAATTCGCCTGTTTCTGGAAAAGCTGTCCCGCAGCCGCGCTCTGCTGGGCCATGACTCGCAGCAAACTGCACACTTCATCTTTGCACTCAAAGGCCCCTTGTTCGCGCTCCTGCAGAATCAGTATCAGGACAGTCCGGCGCTGCTGGCCGAACAGCTTTGGGAAATATCCCGCTTACTCGATGATCTGGGCATGCATACCATCGGCACCTTCCAGAAGTCCCGGGAGGAGGTCATCAAGCGCCAGCAGGAAGAACTGTTGGAACTCTCGACCCCAGTGGTCAAACTCTGGGATGGCGTCCTGGCCCTGCCAATGATCGGTACCCTCGACTCGCAGCGTACCCAGATGGTGATGGAATCCCTGCTGCAACGCATCGTCGATACTGGTTCCGAGATCGCCATCATCGACATCACTGGCGTCCCGACTGTCGACACCCTGGTGGCCCAGCATCTGCTGAAAACCGTGACTGCGATCCGCTTGATGGGTGCAGACTGCATCATCAGTGGCGTGCGCCCGCAAATTGCCCAAACCATTGTGCACCTGGGACTCGACCTGCAAGGTGTGGTGACCAAGGCCAACCTGGCCGATGCCTTGAAACTGGCGCTGACTCGCCTGGATATCACCCTCGGCAAGACGGTTTGA
- a CDS encoding STAS domain-containing protein, giving the protein MERIPILQMGDFLLVTIQVDMHDQLALTLQDDLSERISKTSAHGVLIDISALGMVDSFIGRMIGTISGLSKIMDAETVLVGMQPAVAITLVELGLTLPGVSTALNVERGMQLLQGRVYQQ; this is encoded by the coding sequence ATGGAGCGCATACCGATTCTCCAGATGGGCGATTTTCTGTTGGTGACCATCCAGGTCGACATGCATGACCAACTTGCCCTCACCTTGCAGGACGACTTGTCTGAACGTATCAGCAAGACCTCGGCTCACGGCGTATTGATCGATATTTCGGCGCTGGGCATGGTCGACTCCTTTATCGGGCGAATGATCGGCACCATTTCCGGTCTCTCGAAAATCATGGATGCCGAAACCGTACTGGTCGGTATGCAACCAGCGGTTGCCATCACGCTGGTCGAACTTGGCCTGACCTTGCCTGGCGTCAGTACTGCATTGAACGTCGAACGCGGAATGCAGCTGCTTCAGGGCCGGGTATATCAACAATGA
- a CDS encoding anti-sigma regulatory factor encodes MTPRDSGTQPIHLEQDVVLARQTARKLATECGMRLIDLTKLVTAVSELARNTVVYGGGGDMEWQILEDGSRVGLRLSFRDQGPGIANVALAMTDGWTSGAGLGLGLTGAKRLVDEFELETAPGQGTRVTITRWT; translated from the coding sequence ATGACCCCGCGCGATAGTGGTACTCAACCCATCCATCTCGAACAGGACGTAGTGCTGGCGCGTCAGACCGCGCGCAAGCTGGCCACCGAATGTGGCATGCGCCTGATCGACCTGACCAAGCTGGTCACTGCCGTGAGCGAATTGGCGCGTAACACCGTGGTGTATGGCGGTGGCGGAGATATGGAGTGGCAGATCCTCGAAGATGGCAGCCGTGTAGGCCTGCGCCTGAGCTTTCGTGATCAAGGGCCAGGTATCGCTAATGTCGCACTGGCGATGACCGACGGCTGGACGTCGGGAGCCGGCCTCGGTCTGGGTCTGACAGGCGCAAAACGTCTGGTGGATGAGTTTGAACTTGAAACCGCACCCGGTCAGGGCACTCGCGTGACGATCACGCGATGGACATGA
- a CDS encoding ATP-binding protein, with product MNIAGTTTQVLMVEDSSQVGHARRTVQQLAHQCGFDDTDSGRAALVATELASNILKHATRGELHLRMLPRTNGAGIEMLAIDRAQGFDLQACLTDGYSTGGTQGIGLGAISRQTEVFDSYADSRGAVLLARLYSRQDKAADQRFGISQHSLHNDPACGDVWHLAFDGAHISALVIDGLGHGVDAERAARAGEHSFAQAPFIPPAQALEHIHRAMTATRGGAVAIAQFAPDNGALTFVGIGNIGASLVTVDKSRGLASHPGIVGGQYRRAQPFEYAEVNGQLLIMHSDGLQSRWKLQDYPGLIYRHPAVIAAILHRDFCRGRDDVTVLVIALEAAHA from the coding sequence ATGAACATCGCCGGAACCACGACCCAGGTACTCATGGTCGAAGACAGCAGTCAGGTGGGGCACGCCCGGCGCACCGTACAGCAACTGGCTCATCAATGCGGCTTTGACGATACCGATAGCGGACGCGCGGCGCTGGTGGCAACCGAACTCGCCAGTAACATTCTCAAGCATGCCACCCGAGGTGAACTACATCTGCGAATGTTGCCGCGTACGAATGGCGCTGGCATCGAAATGCTCGCGATAGACCGCGCGCAAGGTTTTGATCTGCAGGCTTGCCTTACCGATGGCTACTCCACCGGAGGCACCCAAGGTATCGGACTCGGTGCTATCTCACGTCAGACCGAAGTGTTCGACAGCTACGCCGACTCACGGGGTGCGGTGCTGTTGGCGCGACTTTACTCGCGTCAAGACAAAGCAGCGGATCAACGCTTCGGTATCAGCCAGCACTCGCTGCACAATGACCCGGCATGCGGTGACGTTTGGCACTTGGCGTTCGACGGGGCGCACATCAGCGCTCTGGTCATCGACGGCCTGGGTCATGGTGTGGACGCTGAACGCGCAGCCCGGGCCGGAGAGCATTCCTTTGCCCAAGCGCCTTTCATCCCTCCCGCGCAGGCGCTGGAACATATCCATCGCGCCATGACCGCAACGCGTGGAGGCGCGGTAGCCATCGCGCAGTTCGCCCCTGACAATGGGGCGCTGACGTTTGTCGGAATCGGCAATATCGGCGCCAGCCTGGTCACTGTGGACAAGTCCCGTGGACTGGCCTCACACCCTGGGATCGTTGGCGGCCAGTATCGACGGGCACAACCGTTCGAGTACGCCGAGGTGAACGGGCAACTGCTGATCATGCACAGCGATGGCCTGCAGTCGCGCTGGAAACTGCAGGATTACCCAGGCCTGATATACCGACATCCCGCCGTGATTGCCGCCATCCTCCACCGTGACTTCTGTCGCGGGCGAGATGACGTCACAGTGCTGGTCATCGCTCTGGAGGCAGCCCATGCCTGA
- a CDS encoding sensor histidine kinase KdpD: MPELPEKPLDDQAARIAQLQQEADALRLELDETNQGVLALYAELDTQAEQLRQASDLKSRFLSYMSHEFRTPLGSILSIASLLTDELDGPLSPEQHKQMGFISTSARELSDMVDDLLDLAKIEAGRITIFPAWFDMLDLFTALRGMFRPIVDTSAVDLIFEEPVGLPRLFTDDKKLAQILRNFISNALKFTTQGEVRVSAQLLDNERVRFAVTDSGIGIAPELHGALFEDFSQVDSPLQKRFRGTGLGLSLCKRFAGLLGGEVGVQSTPGNGSTFFVIIPLAIALEPADEA, from the coding sequence ATGCCTGAGTTACCTGAAAAACCACTCGACGACCAAGCGGCACGAATCGCGCAACTGCAGCAAGAAGCCGATGCCCTGCGTTTGGAGCTGGATGAAACCAACCAGGGTGTACTGGCGCTTTATGCCGAACTCGACACTCAAGCCGAACAGTTGCGTCAGGCATCAGATCTGAAAAGCCGCTTCTTGTCGTACATGAGCCATGAGTTTCGCACCCCCCTGGGTTCGATACTGAGTATCGCCAGCCTGCTTACCGACGAACTGGACGGGCCCTTGAGTCCCGAGCAACACAAGCAGATGGGGTTTATCAGTACTTCCGCCCGCGAACTGAGCGATATGGTCGACGACTTGCTTGATCTGGCAAAAATAGAAGCTGGACGCATCACTATTTTTCCGGCCTGGTTCGACATGCTCGATTTGTTTACCGCGCTGCGTGGCATGTTCCGTCCGATAGTCGATACCTCCGCGGTCGACCTGATTTTCGAGGAGCCGGTGGGGCTGCCGCGCTTGTTTACCGATGACAAGAAACTTGCGCAGATCCTCCGCAACTTCATCTCCAATGCACTGAAATTCACCACACAAGGGGAAGTCCGCGTTTCAGCGCAACTGTTGGACAACGAACGCGTGCGATTTGCCGTGACCGACTCAGGCATCGGCATCGCACCAGAGCTTCACGGCGCCTTGTTCGAAGACTTTTCCCAAGTCGATTCACCGCTGCAGAAGCGCTTTCGCGGCACTGGGCTAGGATTATCCTTGTGCAAACGCTTCGCCGGGTTATTGGGTGGCGAAGTCGGGGTGCAGAGCACACCGGGTAACGGATCGACCTTTTTCGTGATCATCCCGCTAGCCATCGCGCTGGAGCCTGCCGATGAAGCGTGA
- a CDS encoding response regulator yields MKREIHLLIVDDNIATRYALRRRLEPHDYKVLEAGTGNEGLALIASEKIDALILDVNLPDMSGFDIVRRLRADPATALLPIIHVSAASIQTGDIITGLNAGADAYLVHPVDPDVLLATLRTLLRVRDTENALRESEARFREIFFNVSAPIAVLDAELKVHECNHAFAQLIQDNREPSTLCECFAEDQVAIIEELRLRVAEGERWKGTLSMRVQGEVRETEWQISPYRTPALSLVFVEDVTEHRHRERSHLARLDDATTQLAKEVAERARTEAQLLQVQKMDALGKLTGGIAHDFNNLLTGIITSLELLQKRIAAASTDKVQFYIEAALNSAMSAASLTHRLLAFSRQQPLDTRPVDINEHIRSLEDLLTRTIGERIALKLELSTKAAIALVDPIQLESAMLNLVINARDALPGGGNIWVSTYAAYSHGDPDLADGSYIAVSVRDDGTGIEHSVIDKVFDPFFTTKPLGHGTGLGLSTIYGFARQSGGNAQIRSVARRGTEVTILLPATSDSSDPRSAPVEFDHQGAGEHILVVEDMASVRMFVAEALEDAGYRCTQASDIESALERLQNDPSINLLLTDVGLPRMSGRELADIARGWNQDLPILFMTGYAEPALNRQTFLGRHMDMLVKPFQVTELLGKVRLMLASSCN; encoded by the coding sequence ATGAAGCGTGAAATCCACTTATTGATCGTCGATGACAACATCGCTACCCGCTACGCCTTGCGTCGACGTCTGGAGCCTCACGACTATAAAGTGCTCGAAGCCGGTACTGGTAACGAGGGACTGGCACTCATCGCCAGCGAGAAGATTGACGCGCTGATTCTCGATGTCAATCTGCCGGATATGAGTGGATTCGACATCGTTCGTAGGTTACGTGCCGATCCTGCTACCGCCCTACTCCCAATCATTCACGTGTCTGCAGCCTCGATCCAGACAGGTGACATCATCACCGGCCTGAACGCTGGCGCCGATGCTTACCTGGTGCATCCGGTAGACCCCGATGTTCTCCTGGCAACGCTGCGTACGCTTCTGCGTGTGCGGGATACAGAAAACGCCCTGCGTGAAAGCGAGGCGCGCTTTCGCGAAATTTTCTTCAACGTGTCGGCGCCCATAGCGGTACTGGACGCCGAGCTGAAGGTGCATGAATGCAACCATGCCTTCGCTCAATTGATTCAGGATAATCGCGAACCCTCTACGCTGTGTGAGTGCTTTGCCGAAGATCAGGTGGCGATCATTGAAGAATTGCGCTTGCGCGTGGCCGAGGGAGAACGCTGGAAGGGTACCCTTAGCATGCGTGTACAGGGTGAAGTGCGAGAAACCGAGTGGCAGATTTCACCTTACCGTACGCCAGCGCTGAGCCTGGTTTTTGTCGAGGATGTCACCGAGCATCGTCACCGCGAACGCTCCCACTTGGCACGACTTGACGATGCGACCACGCAACTCGCCAAGGAAGTGGCCGAACGCGCACGTACCGAGGCCCAACTGCTACAAGTGCAAAAAATGGATGCGCTGGGCAAATTGACCGGGGGCATCGCCCACGACTTCAACAACCTACTCACCGGGATCATCACGAGCCTGGAGTTGCTTCAGAAGCGAATCGCCGCTGCCAGTACCGACAAGGTCCAGTTCTACATCGAGGCAGCGCTGAACTCGGCCATGAGCGCAGCCTCTCTCACCCACCGCCTGCTGGCCTTCTCGCGCCAGCAGCCGCTCGACACTCGCCCTGTGGATATCAACGAGCACATCCGCTCGCTTGAGGATCTGCTGACCCGCACCATCGGTGAACGCATTGCCCTCAAGCTGGAGTTGAGCACCAAAGCCGCCATCGCGCTGGTTGACCCCATCCAGCTGGAAAGCGCCATGCTCAATCTGGTGATCAATGCCCGCGACGCTTTGCCGGGAGGTGGCAATATATGGGTCAGCACCTACGCCGCCTATTCCCACGGTGATCCAGACCTGGCGGACGGTTCCTATATCGCCGTTTCGGTTCGTGATGACGGTACCGGTATCGAGCACTCGGTGATCGACAAGGTGTTCGATCCATTCTTCACCACCAAGCCGCTTGGCCATGGCACGGGGCTCGGACTTTCGACGATCTATGGCTTCGCCCGTCAATCTGGAGGAAACGCGCAGATCCGCAGTGTGGCCAGGCGCGGTACCGAAGTAACGATTCTACTGCCCGCGACCAGCGACTCATCGGACCCCAGAAGCGCACCCGTGGAATTCGACCACCAAGGTGCAGGCGAGCACATTCTTGTCGTTGAAGACATGGCCTCAGTGCGCATGTTTGTCGCCGAAGCGTTGGAGGATGCGGGCTACCGCTGCACCCAGGCAAGCGACATCGAGTCCGCACTGGAACGACTGCAGAATGACCCCTCGATCAATCTCTTGCTGACCGACGTTGGACTTCCGCGCATGAGCGGACGAGAGCTTGCGGACATTGCCAGGGGCTGGAACCAGGATTTGCCGATCTTGTTCATGACCGGTTACGCCGAACCGGCACTCAATCGGCAGACGTTCCTGGGTCGCCATATGGATATGCTGGTCAAACCGTTTCAGGTAACAGAGCTGCTGGGGAAAGTCAGGCTCATGCTTGCCAGCAGTTGCAACTGA